The Methanocaldococcus infernus ME region CTTCAATATAATCCACTATCTTATTAAATTTTAAATAAAATAGAGCTGCTAATGATGCTGCAGCCACACATGAGCCTGTTGTATAGCCAAATTTCTGCTTTTTCCTGAAGTCATAGATCAATGTTGACCACTTACAAACTTTCTATGAAGTTAAAAACATCTTCTATTTCCTCTTCCCTTAACCCATTCCTTAAAATTGTCCATCTCTTCCTTATTTTTGGAGCTAAGGTTAAAGCTTCCCGTGCTATCTCTCTGTCTATCCCCAAATCTTCAAATGTTATAGGAGCCTTAACCTTTTTTAAGCTTTCTAAGATTTCCTCTAAGTAATTCTCCCTACCCTCTTTTTTATGTAAGTAGGAGATAATTAAAGTTCCAACCCCACACTGTTCTCCATGTAAGCTATTAAAATTATATTTCTCTTTTAGGAGATCAAGGGCATGGGAAAATAAATGCTCTCCACCAGAGGCTGGTCTTGTTGTATTAGCCATAGCTATACAAATCCCACTACCAATTAAAGCTTTAGTTAGCTTACTAACATACTCTTCTAAGTTGGAGTTTAAAATATAATTTATTAGTTCTTTAGCTATAGTCATTGAAAAGATTGCTGAGCCTTCACTAAACTTCTCATTAACCTCTTCCTTAGCCAACTTCCAATCTAAGACAGCTGTAATATTAGAGACTATATCTCCTAAACCAGCCCTTAAAAGTCTTTTTGGAGACTTTTCAATAATGTCTATATCTGCTATAACAGCTATTGGAGCTGTGGCTAAAAAAGAAGGCTTTTTTAAGGCTACAACTGGAGATGATATGCCATCATTTGATGCAGTTGTTGGAACACTTATAACAGGAAGCTTATTTTTGTAGGCAATATATTTAGCTACATCTATAGCCTTTCCTCCTCCTAAGCCTATGATACAGTCATAACCCTTTACTTCAATCTCTTCATCATACAACACTAAGTCATAGTCAAATTTATTATACTTCTTAGTATTCCTCCCAGAAACAACTAAGGGATTTTTTAAATTTAGTTTCTCCAAGACTTCA contains the following coding sequences:
- a CDS encoding sn-glycerol-1-phosphate dehydrogenase, with the protein product MPRYTIIKRKALNSLPEVLEKLNLKNPLVVSGRNTKKYNKFDYDLVLYDEEIEVKGYDCIIGLGGGKAIDVAKYIAYKNKLPVISVPTTASNDGISSPVVALKKPSFLATAPIAVIADIDIIEKSPKRLLRAGLGDIVSNITAVLDWKLAKEEVNEKFSEGSAIFSMTIAKELINYILNSNLEEYVSKLTKALIGSGICIAMANTTRPASGGEHLFSHALDLLKEKYNFNSLHGEQCGVGTLIISYLHKKEGRENYLEEILESLKKVKAPITFEDLGIDREIAREALTLAPKIRKRWTILRNGLREEEIEDVFNFIESL